One Pararhizobium sp. IMCC3301 DNA segment encodes these proteins:
- a CDS encoding SDR family oxidoreductase, which yields MKNLFIFGVGYSAGLFASHMREQGWQITGTTRSPDKAVELARAGVTPLIYQGGHSSDVAAAMRAADAILVSIAPDATQCDAQSSSGGDAVLADFAADLRALPKKPWIGYLSTVGVYGDHDGAWVDEVTDCRPVSKRSRARVLAETAWKNLTDEAGLTLGIFRLSGIYGPGRNPLEKVARGDGRRINKPGQVFNRIHVNDIATALRLAVEQNKGGIFNITDNEPAPPQDVVAFAAGLLEMEVPPLIAFEDADLSPMGRSFYGENKRVSNARSKTQLGMDYAVPDYRTGMRMALETWQTGRKAGG from the coding sequence ATGAAAAACCTGTTCATTTTTGGCGTTGGCTATTCCGCAGGTCTGTTCGCTTCGCACATGCGCGAACAAGGCTGGCAGATAACCGGAACCACCAGAAGCCCGGACAAGGCGGTTGAACTGGCCAGAGCCGGAGTGACGCCGTTGATTTATCAGGGCGGCCACAGCAGCGATGTTGCCGCCGCAATGAGGGCTGCCGATGCAATCCTGGTGTCGATTGCGCCGGATGCAACCCAGTGCGATGCGCAAAGCTCCTCGGGAGGTGATGCGGTGCTGGCCGATTTTGCCGCCGACTTACGCGCCTTGCCGAAAAAGCCCTGGATTGGCTATCTGTCCACGGTGGGCGTCTATGGCGATCATGACGGTGCCTGGGTCGATGAAGTGACCGATTGCCGGCCTGTCTCAAAACGCTCGCGGGCCCGCGTCCTTGCCGAGACGGCCTGGAAAAACCTGACTGATGAAGCCGGCCTCACTCTTGGCATTTTCCGCCTGTCGGGGATTTACGGGCCGGGGCGTAATCCGCTGGAAAAAGTTGCACGTGGCGACGGGCGGCGGATCAACAAGCCCGGACAGGTTTTCAACCGCATTCATGTCAATGATATCGCCACCGCACTGCGCCTTGCGGTCGAACAAAACAAGGGCGGTATTTTCAACATCACCGACAATGAACCGGCCCCGCCGCAGGATGTGGTGGCCTTTGCCGCCGGTCTGCTGGAAATGGAGGTGCCGCCACTGATCGCTTTTGAAGACGCGGATCTGTCACCAATGGGACGGTCGTTTTACGGCGAGAACAAGCGGGTTTCCAATGCCAGATCGAAAACGCAGTTGGGGATGGACTATGCCGTGCCGGATTACCGCACCGGCATGCGCATGGCTCTGGAAACCTGGCAGACCGGGCGGAAAGCTGGCGGATGA
- a CDS encoding GNAT family N-acetyltransferase, producing MNLTIRSVAEADRDSWQSLFDAYAAFYKTEVLSGVHDAVWDWIFDPAEAFWCDVAEAQDGTLLGFAQYQLMHRSLSGSKVCYMSDLFVRPDVRGSGAGRALIDHVIGFARTNGISNLRWLTQEFNYDARRLYDSFAARSDFILYSIPLETQ from the coding sequence ATGAACCTGACGATCCGATCCGTAGCTGAAGCCGACAGGGATAGCTGGCAAAGTCTGTTTGACGCCTATGCCGCGTTCTACAAGACCGAAGTGCTTTCGGGGGTTCATGACGCGGTCTGGGACTGGATTTTTGATCCGGCCGAAGCGTTCTGGTGTGATGTCGCTGAGGCTCAGGATGGAACGCTGCTCGGTTTTGCCCAGTATCAATTGATGCACCGCTCTTTGAGCGGTAGCAAGGTCTGTTATATGAGTGATCTGTTTGTCCGGCCGGATGTGCGGGGCAGCGGTGCCGGTCGTGCCCTGATCGACCATGTCATCGGATTTGCCCGGACCAACGGGATTTCCAACCTGCGCTGGCTGACCCAGGAATTCAACTATGATGCCCGCCGCCTGTATGACAGTTTTGCTGCCAGATCAGATTTCATTCTTTACTCAATTCCGCTGGAGACACAGTGA